The nucleotide window TCGCCCCTTAAGTTTTTGCAGCCTATCATTTATTGTCGCGAATGCCTAACCCGTCACGCTTACGGATGAAGCATTTGCGATTATGATTCAACACTTTTTCAGAAATTGAACGGCAAATGCTTCGGCCCTACTTGACTATTTCGAACCTATAATTCTCAGTGTTTGGGTTTGCGAGAAGCTTTTTGCACATCTCTTCTACGTCATTTTCGAGATTGCCGTTGCCGTCTACCTCGATTTCGATGAATTTGCCCATGCGCACACTCTGCACCTTGTCGAAGCCAAGGTTTTCGAGAGCGCCCTGGACTACCTTACCCTGCGCATCCAGCAGGGCGGGCTTGAGAGTTACATATACGTTTACTTTAGCCATTAATTTCCTCAGTTGTTAGGTTAGTCGAAAAGTCCAAAAGTTAGAAAGTCAAAAAGTTATAGAGTGTACCGAGACTTTAGTCCCGACACTTATGTTATCCCTCCAGGTATCTTACCTTGAGGGTAAATAGAGCTTTCTTTATCGCGAAAACACGAAAGAGCGAAAACGCGAAATTATGACGGGACGGGATTTGAATCCCGTTCCAACGTTCCCGGGGCTTAAGCCCCAGATATAAATGTGCGCTGCGGACTTGAGTCCGCGAGACTTGCGTCCGGGGTTCAAACCCCGAACGATCAGAAAGCGTCACGCACCCCGTCATTCCGAGCGAGTGCGAGGAATCTGCTTTTTGAACCGCTGAGACGCTGAAACCTTGCACCAGCGTCATCTTCAGCGTTTCATATAATTCATCTTATCAGCGGTTCTTTTGGTTTTCTCTTGATATACAAAAACCGCTTCACATCATCAAACACTTCATCGTTATCGATTGTAAGCGCTACCCATTTGCCGTCGTGATAAGTGGTTGCCGCCTCATAGTCCTCGCGAGCGTGCGAAACCAAGTCCAGTAATGTTTCCTCAACCTTGGCTCGTTCCTGCGCGCCGAATACTATCACGATCACCAACCGGTCTTTTTCCGGAATGAGAGTGCAAAACGACTTCGATTTCTTATAGCGCAGGCACCAGCCGTGTTTCTTTCCGCCGAAGAGCCAGTCCGGTTCAAATACACCCGGATAGTTGACCTCGATATACTCGACCAACTCTGCCCAGCGCTTATAGCCGTCCTGGCCCATCCAATCAGCCAGAGACGCGTTGTCAGGCTGGATATCTCGATTTATCATTCGCGCATCT belongs to Armatimonadota bacterium and includes:
- the purS gene encoding phosphoribosylformylglycinamidine synthase subunit PurS yields the protein MAKVNVYVTLKPALLDAQGKVVQGALENLGFDKVQSVRMGKFIEIEVDGNGNLENDVEEMCKKLLANPNTENYRFEIVK
- a CDS encoding DUF3788 domain-containing protein; protein product: MMTEQDARMINRDIQPDNASLADWMGQDGYKRWAELVEYIEVNYPGVFEPDWLFGGKKHGWCLRYKKSKSFCTLIPEKDRLVIVIVFGAQERAKVEETLLDLVSHAREDYEAATTYHDGKWVALTIDNDEVFDDVKRFLYIKRKPKEPLIR